One region of Wyeomyia smithii strain HCP4-BCI-WySm-NY-G18 chromosome 3, ASM2978416v1, whole genome shotgun sequence genomic DNA includes:
- the LOC129732864 gene encoding putative glutathione-specific gamma-glutamylcyclotransferase 2, whose translation MLENRALSTRDSDKRCEDEETWIFGYGSLVWKADFPFEEKRTGYIKGFLRRFFQNSVDHRGTRSKPGRVVTLIRSLNPDDKVWGMGYRIGKSDSAKVLSHLDYREKNGYERQNVLFYPYPRSSSQTNEPKTILLYLATQDNPSFAGEQDSLNTIATQILGAAGESGDNVEYVYELANAMRSLYPNEVDNHLFELEKILKLANSNNKDQHSQLCTDDNRSLKSKEG comes from the exons ATGCTGGAGAATCGCGCATTAAGCACTCGTGATAGTGATAAACGTTGTGAAGACGAAGAGACTTGGATTTTTGGGTACGGTTCTCTGGTGTGGAAGGCCGATTTTCCTTTCGAAGAAAAGCGTACAGGGTATATCAAAGGATTTTTGAGAAGATTCTTTCAAAATAGCGTCGATCATCGAGGAACACGTAGCAAG CCTGGTCGCGTGGTTACACTTATTAGATCACTCAACCCGGATGATAAAGTTTGGGGCATGGGCTATCGAATCGGTAAAAGTGATTCTGCAAAAGTGCTGAGTCACTTAGATTATAGAGAGAAGAATGGTTACGAACGACAAAACGTACTTTTTTATCCCTACCCTCGAAGCAGTTCTCAGACAAATGAACCGAAAACCATTCTACTATATTTGGCCACTCAAGATAATCCCTCATTTGCCGGTGAGCAAGATAGCTTGAACACAATCGCTACACAGATCCTAGGTGCAGCCGGAGAGAGTGGTGATAATGTTGAATATGTCTATGAACTGGCTAACGCCATGAGATCTCTATATCCAAACGAAGTTGACAACCATCTATTCGAACtagaaaaaatactaaaattagCTAATAGCAACAATAAAGATCAACACAGTCAGCTATGTACCGATGACAATAGATCACTGAAAAGTAAAGAGGGATGA